tgagctcagcaacaatggaggagagagagagagagaagagttgatttgggctggagaagaaggggcccttttataggtccctcaaatccaaccgttatgtgttgtttttgcctaagcgatactaccgcttctgggaagcggtactaccgctctgagttcgaatccccacagaacttgtccacgtggacacatagcggtactaccgctcgcggtaccgctcgaggtactgcaacagggtccaaaccttactggactcgaagcggtaccacagcggtatggccgtaacgtgttacggtacttgagtggtaccgtgggcggtactaccgcttacaagcggtactaccgctcatggtaccgtaaaggtaccatAACCTGTTCTGTGGGACAGTTTCGCgtgcaatcctcagagcggtatctcgggcggtaccagtaggggtagcggtactaccgctcctggtaccggtagtaccgctatggctaaaacagctttttcctcttttcctctcctaccatgttacctcgcgacacacacacaaaaccagaaagcctaagaactacgcttcggtcttctgatcataatgtgttcggcgagggcaccgtacaccttgcaaacctatcaatgaaaaactttgtgcatggttagaattgttcgagtgttgttatcaaacacacaaaacaagggatatagatcttgctcttacaagaaacatggttaccgctcaacaagcaacttataagaaataagatacataagctacatattctttaccacaatagtttttaagctattttcccatgagctatatattgcaaagacaaggaatgaaattttaaaggtagcactcaagcaatttactttggaatggcagagaaataccacatagtaggtaggtatggtggacacaaatggcatagtttttggctcaaggatttggatgcacgagaagtaatccctctcaatagaaggctttggctagcaaggttgttttgaagcaaacacaagtatgaaccggtacagcaaaacttacataagaacatattgcaaacattataagactctacactgtcttccttgttgttcaaacacctcaccagaaaatatctagactttagagagaccaatcatgcaaaccaaatgtcaactagttctacggtagttcttcactaataggtgcaaaatacatgatgcaagagattaaacatgatctatttgagcacaacaattgccaagtatcaaattattgaagacaatataccaattaccacatgaagcattttctgtttccaaccatgtaacaatgaacgaagcagtttgaaccttcgccatgaacattaaaagtaaagctaagagcaccagtgttcatatgaacaagcggagcgtgtctctctcccacacaagcatgaatttattcagagaatgaaaataacaaaacgaaaataaaaacacacagacgctccaagtaaagtacataagatatgacggaataaaaatatagtttcactagaggtgacctgataagttgtcgatgaagaagggatgccttgggcatccccaagtttagatgcttgagtcttcttaaaatatgcagggatgaaaacttcctccacaccaaactcaaaacaaactcattagagggttagtgcataatcaaaaattcacatattcagaggtgacataatcattcttaacacttctggacattgcacaaagctactggaagttaatggaacaaagaaatccattcaacatagcaaaagaggcaatgtgaaataaaaggcagaatctgtcaaaacagaacattccgtaaagacgaatttttttagaggcacttaacttgctcagatgaaaaagctcaaattgaatgaaagttgcgtacatatctgaggatcacacacaaaaattggcatatttttctgagttacctacagagaggcctactcaaattcatgacagcaagaaatctgtttctgcgcagtaatccaaatctagtatcaaccttactatcaaagactttacttggaacaacaatgcaataaaataaagataaggagaggttgctacagtagtaacaacttccaagacccaacaaaacagtagcaaaataaaaacatgggttatctcccaagaagtgctttctttatagccattaagatgggctcagtaattttaatgatgctctcgcaagaaataagagttgaagcaaaagagagcatcaaaagcaaataagaaatacttttaagtctaacccacttcctatgaaaaggaatcttgtaaataaacaagtcatgtaagcataacgcaacaagcatagaaaggcaacacaagcgcaacttcaagattctcaacaaaaagagaggtgttttagtaacatgaaaatccctacaaccatattgtcctctctcataaagattttcagtagcatcatgaacaaactcaacaatataactatcacatgaaacattcttatcatgagctacatgcataaaataattacgactcccaacataagcatagtcattcttattaattgtagtgggagcaaattcaacaaagtagctatcattattattctcatcaccataatcatcaaatataggagacgTAGtacaatcataataaactttatcctccatagtaggtggcaccaaaataccactatcattataatcatcataaatgggaggcaaagtatcatcaaagaaaattttctcctcaaaacttggggggctaaaaatatcacaaccagcttccccaagcttaaattcttccatagcattagcaataatagtgttcaaagagttcatgctaataacattgctacaactattttgcaaacaaagttccatgggttttttaattctctcttcaaacacatcatgtcctaattcaatataaatttcataaagatctctaattttttgttgttgttttccattaagtctaactagtgaaaataaaaataagaaacaaaaagatgcaattgcaggatctaaaggaaatagcttcaagcacTCACACatcggcaacaatgctaggaaatagcttagtagtcggaggatgtgaataccttttaccttacctccctggcaacggcgcgagaaaataacttgatgtctacgcacgcttctattcctgtagacagtgttgggcctccaagagcagaggtttgtagaacagcagcaagtttcccttaagtgaatcacccaaggtttatcgaactcagggaggtagaggtcaaagatatccctctcaagcaaccctgcaattacgatacaagaagtctcttgtgtccccaacacacctaatacacttgtcagatgtataggtgcactagttcggcgaagagatagtaagatgcaagtgatatggatgattatgagtgataataacaatctgaaataaatatggcagcaagtaaacatgcagcagaacagtaaataaacggtgattcgatatttggaaacaaggcctagggatcctactttcactagtggacactctcaacaatgatcacataataaaactactctacactctcttgttggataacaaacaccattcattgtgtagggctataaaagcacacctcaagccggagtaaacaagctccacaacatccggagttcatatttaaataacctctagagtgcataatagaccgttgcaatttagaccgagtactaacatagcatacacactgtcaacaatagctatgaaagggggaatagatcgcatcaatactatcatagtaatagttaacttcataatctacaagagattacaatcataacctacgccaagtactacatgatgcacacactgtcaacattacatcatggaggaggaatagactactttaataacatcactagagtagcacatagattaatagtgatacaaagctcatgatgacataaagatcacaccatgggagagagagatgaaccacatagctaccggtagagccctcagcctcgggggagaactactccctcttcatcatgggagacagcgatggcgatgaagatggcggtggtgtcgatggagatgactccgggggcaattccccgtcccggcggcgtgccggaacagagacttctgtcccccgaaacggagtttcgcgatggcggcggcgtccctggagtctttctggagcttcgtcaattggtgtcgggtttttaggtcacgaggaactttataggcgaagaggcggagtcggaggggcaacagggctccctcaccacatggcggtgcggccagggtgggacccgcgcccccctatggtgtggatcccccttggcccccctccggctctccttcggtgttctggaacattccggggaaaataaggccttaggcttttgtttcgtccaattccgagaatattgcccgaacaatctttctggaacaaaaaacagcagaaaacaggaactggcactgtggcatcttgttagtaggttagttccggaaaatgcataaaatcattataaagtgtgagcaaaacatgtaggtattgtcataaaactagcatggaacatcagaaattatagatacgttggagacgtatcactggctcCCGCCGGAGATTGACTGGATCAAGGTAAACACGGACGGAGCTTGGCACAAGGCTTCAGAGAAGGGTGGTGGAGGAGTGGTTGTTCGCGACCACGATGGACGCTTCTTGGCCGGAGCGTGCCATTTTTTCCCCTCCTCGCCTGATCCTGAAGCGGCGGAGCTCCAAGCCTGCATGCGAGCCATGGAGTTGATCAAGCAATTCAAGCTGAAGAAGGTAGTGCTGGAGTTGGACTGCGTGAACGTGGTTCGGAAGCTTAATGGAATGGAAATGGACCGATCAGCAAAGCTCGGTTATTGAAGATTTGAAACAGGGACTCAAAGCGCTGGATGGCCATGTGGTCAAATGGGTGAGGCGATCAGCCAATTCGGTTGCTCACAGATTAGCGAAGGAAAGCTGCGATTTAGAATTGTGTAAAACTTGGTTTCTATTTTCTCCAGATTGTATTGTGGATGAGTTAGCTCAGGATATGCCTGGGGCTTAATAATAAAGGCAGCAATTTCCTCTAAAAAAAAAAGACTTACTCCATGTTGTTCATTTTACGAGATTTATTTAGTATGCGTGACTCACATCACCGGAAACTCCTATGTGGCCATGTTCATGTACACACGTTTTGCTTAATGAACGATGGTTTTTCGTGAGGCTTTTCTTGATCGAATCAGTGACCAAAATTACCGGTTTCGTTCTAAATACCTTTGTTCTGGACTCTTAGATTGATTCTCAGTCAATACGCCCACCCCTAAGCAGAGGTGTGCTGGTTACCATTAAAAAATAATCTAACCTCCCATGATGTGCTACTTAATGGGATTTTTTTTCAATCGAAGGAGCATGTGTACGTAGAATCTTACTTTactttaagatgatatatatatatatatcctactAGTATTAATTGCTATTTTCAAACTATAATATAGTTTATTTACGAAAATGTCAATTCAATTACTGATCTGTCTTCACAATTCAGTTCATCTAGGGGAGGGCTTCAAAACAAGATGCTTGATGATTAATTTTCCGTCGCCGCCATTTGTTTGATTGTGCTCTATTCGTCtcataatataagatgttattacaaTTAATATATAAGTATATATTTAGTTGCAATAAATTCTTATATTATGTGATGCCTGGGGTAGTACCATAGTGCCATGTTACAACGAACGAAACCAGACTATGGCCAGCCGCCCAAGGGATTTCAGCTATTTATTTGTTATAAATTCAGCACACTGATAGCGCATTTTACTCTCCTTAAGCTTATTACTTAGTTCTCCTAGAGCTATCACTGGTGGCACGATAGCCTCACACATGGTGGCGACAAAAGAAATTCATGAATGCATGATATGGGGTTGAAGTTCTCGTCAAAGATGGAATGCTAGTTGTTGAATTAGAATAACAGCTTTGTCTTGTGAGAAATTATTTTGAATTTTCAGAACTAACAAGTTAACTCTGATGATGTAAGCATGGTCTGGAATACATGGGTGCTACGATTATTTTTCACACGAATGCCAATTAAATTTCTTGAGAAGTGAGATCTGTTTGTTCATTTTCAgaacaagaaaaaaaaaaactCTATGGTCTGAATCCTATAGCTTGACAAGAGGGTATTTTCTAGACCATGGTCGACAGGATTTATAGTCCACGTGATAGGGGTGAGAAACTTGTTGATCTGATTCAAAGAGATGAGAAAAATACTTTATAAGGATCACGAGCAAATGTCAGCTCCTTTCATAAAATAAAAACCCAATGACCCAATGACCACAACGGATAAAACAAGACATCAGAGCTGACATTGGCCTCTCAGAGCAGAAAGACAAAACATCACACACCAACAAGTTAACTCTGATGATGTAAGCATGGTCTGGAATACATGGGTGCTACGATTATTTTTCACACGAATGCCAATTAAATTTCTTGAGAAGTGAGATCTGTTTGGTCATTTTCAgaagaaggaaaaaaaaactCTTTGGTCTGAATCCTAATCTTGGTGGGTTCAATAGTTTGCGCTCCTTCGCCGGTCCTTGCTCCTCAGCTCCCGCGATCTCCGCGATCGGTCCAGCATGTCCATCATCGCCGGCGTCATGTACGAGAACGACGCTGTCGACATCTGCGTCGTGGCACGGCCGGACTCTGCTCCGCGGCCCGCCGTCTCGCCGTCGCAAGACATCTGCCGAGACGTGGCGCGCTGCTGCGCGTGCGAGCTCAGCCCTGCGAGCACGTACGCCCGCCCGGACAGCTCGTACCGCCGCCGGTCCGCCACGCGCGCGCGCATCTCCTGAAGGTCTCGCGACAGCTCCACGCACATGGAGTCCCCCGCCCGGGCCGCCGCCGAGCGCGCCACGGCTCGCTGCTTCTTCCGGAGTATCTCTACCGCCTCCTCATGCGCGCCCCGCTCCGCCGCCGCTCGAGCCGCGGCGATGCCGTCCGTCGCCTCCAACCGGACGCGCTCCCGGTCGACCTCCGCGGAGCGCTCGAGGCTCGCCGCCCGCGACGGCCTGAGCACCACGGCGTCCTCGCCGTCCACGTTGGTTGGCAGTCCGGTAGCCATGTCCCGGTAAGCGCAGCTGACTTGCATCAGGTGGGTGACGTCCGAGGTGACGCGCGCTCTGGGCACGTCCATGAGCAGCAAGAAGCGCCTCTCCTCGTCCGCGTAGAGCTCGCCGACGTCGATGGATGCGGCGCGGCCGTCCTCGTCGATGCGGCTCCTGTAGCAGCCGGAGCTGACCGACCGCACCCGCACGCCCGTGTTCGCGCACGCGACGTCGACGCGCAATTCCTGCACGGCGACGGAGAGGAGGCCGCCGATGCACTGCGCGAAGGCGTCCTGGATGTCCGCCTCGTTCTCGATGAAGGAGAAGGTGCCGCCCGTGGCCTCGGCGATGGTGTGCATGGCCGCCGCGTCGTGGTCGGTGCCGAACCCGAATGTGTGGACCGGCGCGGACCGGTAGCCGTCGCCGGTGTACGCGAAGGAAGGCGGCACGAGCGCGTCGTAGTCGGCGTCCTGGCCGCGCCTGGGCACCGTGTACGTGTCCTGCCCATCCGACAGGAGTATCACGCTCGCGACGGCGTTCCGGTGGAGGCGGTCATCGAGCACCTTGGCGGCCTTCCGGAGCGCGGCGCCGATGTTGGTGCCGCCGCCGGCAGCGAGCGACTCCACGGCGCGCTTCGCCAGGGCCTTCCCGCCGTCCGACTCCGACATGCGCGCGAGCCGCATCAGGCGGCTGGCGCCGGAGGAGAAGGAGACGACGCAGAGGCGGTCGGCGGGGCCGAGGCTGTCGACGACGAAGCCCATGGCCTGCTTCAGCAGCGCCAGCTTGCTCCCCACCATGCTGCCGCTCACGTCGAGCACGGTCACCAGGTCGAGCGGCGCCCGAGCGCGCGGTGGCGCGTCGGCGATCGACATGCAACCGCTTCCCGGAGCCCTCGCGTGCAGGAGCACGGCGAAGTTTTCGTGGGTGGCGTCCCGCGGGAGAGACGAGTACTCGCAGTGCGTGTTGAGAGCCACCGCTATCGACCCGCTGGACGACGTTGAGCCTGCTGCGCTATGGTGTCGGTCGCCGAGAGGCCGAGGCGCTCGGACTAGCGGGTCGTCGTCGTCGAACACGCGCGGCTCCTTGGGCCGGAAGAAGGGCTGCGCTGGCACGCGCGACGCTGGTGGCGACGGCGTGCTCTTGGAGGAGCGGAAGGACGGCAGCTCGCGGCAGCGCGCGCTGCAGAGCGGGCAGGCCTGACTGGTGCTGCTCGCGAGGACGCAGCGGAAGTGAAATTGGTGGGAGCAGTCGGCGGTGAAGCCGCTGCCGCCGATGCCACGGCGCATGTCGCCATTGCAGATGGCGCAGGTGCTGATGTTGCTCTCCATTGCCGTGGTCTGACCGTGGACACAAGAAACTGCTGTGGGTGTGGGGGAGAGGTTTGACAACTAGAGGATGACAGCGATTAGAAAATGCATTCTCGCTGTTATCGCGCGTACGCTCCGTGTTGAACACGAATTAAATTCCCAAGCAAGTCATCGTTTGCTGCGAATTAATTACTACTACTAGTACTAGTACTACACTAGAAGAAGAATCCATCGCTGCAGGCCTGTAATGTAAAAGAAAATTCCAATCCTGATTTCGTCTTGGGGAACAAGGTCAGCCAATTGTCATGCCAGAATCAAATGGTTATGGAACACTGGATCTTTTTCGCACGTTGGATCTGAACCCACCGGCATTTCTTTAACTACACTTGCACGAAATCAGGATTGGAATTTTCTTTATCTTTAAAATAATCCAACGCTGAGAACCATAGGGTCAGTGAAAACCAGTTTGATTCTGGCATACAATTGGCTGACCTTGTTCGGTTGTTCCCAATACTCAATGGCCGCATATTTTCTCTTTTGATTTCAGTTCAGGATTTGATTCAGTCTGAAGATGAGCAGCAACTTTCTCACTTCCCTTTATCTGTGGAGGCCTTCCAGGAGGTAAATGGTTTTCAGCAAGTTGTTAACGGTTTTGATCTTCACCAACTCAAAGACACTTGAAATACCCATCGGGGATTACTATTCTGTATCTAAGCCGTGTCTTTCACTGGCAGCAGGAATTCCAAAGCCATTTAAAAGTAGGGGAATGATGAACTGGACCTTGAAAATATTTGTACCGTTTGCTTGTTGTGTAATAGAAGCTGGATCGGATGATATTGGGAACATGTC
This Lolium perenne isolate Kyuss_39 chromosome 1, Kyuss_2.0, whole genome shotgun sequence DNA region includes the following protein-coding sequences:
- the LOC127299532 gene encoding E3 ubiquitin-protein ligase WAV3-like; this encodes MESNISTCAICNGDMRRGIGGSGFTADCSHQFHFRCVLASSTSQACPLCSARCRELPSFRSSKSTPSPPASRVPAQPFFRPKEPRVFDDDDPLVRAPRPLGDRHHSAAGSTSSSGSIAVALNTHCEYSSLPRDATHENFAVLLHARAPGSGCMSIADAPPRARAPLDLVTVLDVSGSMVGSKLALLKQAMGFVVDSLGPADRLCVVSFSSGASRLMRLARMSESDGGKALAKRAVESLAAGGGTNIGAALRKAAKVLDDRLHRNAVASVILLSDGQDTYTVPRRGQDADYDALVPPSFAYTGDGYRSAPVHTFGFGTDHDAAAMHTIAEATGGTFSFIENEADIQDAFAQCIGGLLSVAVQELRVDVACANTGVRVRSVSSGCYRSRIDEDGRAASIDVGELYADEERRFLLLMDVPRARVTSDVTHLMQVSCAYRDMATGLPTNVDGEDAVVLRPSRAASLERSAEVDRERVRLEATDGIAAARAAAERGAHEEAVEILRKKQRAVARSAAARAGDSMCVELSRDLQEMRARVADRRRYELSGRAYVLAGLSSHAQQRATSRQMSCDGETAGRGAESGRATTQMSTASFSYMTPAMMDMLDRSRRSRELRSKDRRRSANY